The DNA region ttttgtcttcaattctcccattttattaaaaatactatgtgtaatgatctcaaacttcagatgtttttctatcattatccccagggctagggtctcgactacaaagagttgttcttttctgccttttaggaggattacccacggaagaagtattagggcattaccatgtgcttgagttgcagcaaatgctgatgtcactgaagtatcttctataggaacctccaaatataaaacctctgtccttttcatatgaaaaatattagaagtttaggacccattcagacaagaaaaaagaaaggtataaatttgggggaaaaaagaagaaacaacctaaaatcaaatggttgacaaagaaagactaaaaatttaagttaaagacattagactctaacgtgagcttctgttggTAAGTTTatacttaacacttaaagagttaaaagacttaaagacatgggcttggacatattcttaaaaacataggccttaaacaatcatgtgaaataagtagaccaaaaattaaattaatgattaaaaggtataaaatatttataattatttatgaaaaactaatattatacatataaataattataaaatttatgtatataatttatcggtttgattcggttattttttaatataatcataaccaaaccaaatattatcggtttttaaaatttaaaaccaaatcaaaccaaaccaaatgtcaatttttttattcgatttggttaaattttcggtttgattttgattttaatcaAAATCTTGAACAGCCCTACAAGGcacttgtgaaaaaaaaaaaagtttgaaagCATAGTCCCTTTTTTTGCTTAATTTTCTTGGCATCAAAGTCCCACTTTATTGTCATTTTCCTAcctttattttttgttcttgtgAAGAAAGATATTGGTGGCCAAGTCAATTTTTCTTTTATCTTTATGTGAATTTTAACTTTTTCTTTCAAAGCAGACGATTCAATGGTGGATAAGTTCACGGTTTGAACTCGAtacttattattattgtttattaaCTCCAGATTGTTTTGTGAactataaaatttaaattctgaatctGTTTTTGATCAATCTTGCACCTTTTTATTAGTAAAAACAACACAAATGCCcattgaagagaaaaaaaattaccTGTTCATACCCCCGCCTAAATAAATAACATAACTATTCGTACAGCTGTTAATTAATTACCCGTGTACCCCTTAATTTTTTACCCAAAACTTCGGCGCCGAATATGGTGCACTTCAAGTGCTCTCgtaccaattttttttgtttttttgtcttATTCTCTTTTGCCtttttatattttattcatttagatttttgtctttttttttttaagttcatTTATTTTGGTCCTTTTTTTGGGTctttttttttaagataaaaaTAATATAGAAAGCTAAAACTATTAGCTAACtatttttaataaaaatataaaactTAAATAATTAGACTTTAACaagaagattaaaaaaaatactaaaatcacTAACTTATTTATTAAAACTTAAAACaatagaaaatatatttttattttgatcACCAGTAAAGCTgctaaaaataatataaaaattaactctttttacaaaatataactcCCTAAAAATGATATAAATATTAAAATATCAAACACTGCTCAATCTTCTATAATACCCAGGTGGTATATCATATATTGACAGAGTATCATAAAAGACTAAtagttcattccttcaagaaaaacactcggTCCTCTATAATATCTTTTGAGTATATGATATATTATGGGTTAGATGTGCAATTTTAGCTGGAACAACCGTTTACTAAATGATCCGCTTTATATCTTGTTGCTTATGGACCATTTAAACCACTGTCTAAAGATTTCTTTTGAGCAAATTGAAATCTTATGATAAAATATTAAACGATGCTCGACAATCTAAAATTTTGTAAGAATAACAAACGTTATACGTCAATCTAATATTTTATCCTTAAGAGTGAACAATATAGGAGCAATATTAGACCTAAATTTAACGTTGTCCAAAAAATTAATTTCTCAAAGGGTTATATTTGTACAAACTTTTAAATGACAAATGGTGACCTAAAAAGGTAACAATTACGTAAATCAGCAGGTTTAAAAAGTCAGTCAATTTGAGGTGGCCACCATTATCTTTCACCACAGAAAATAAGAGATTGCAAAGAAAGTGCGACTTGGGTGGCAAGTAAACATTAGAAATTAATGGACTATGCTTTCAAACTTTTTGGTCCCACCAATAATTCCAACTATAAATTAATTTAACCTCTTCACATATTCAATAATTACTTGCCATCTTTAATCCATTTCATACTAATTTTCATTCAGTGAGTTATTGCCAATTTACCATGAATCTACAACAAACTGCATATATTCTTTCAAGAATTCCAATTTTGGGTTGTGTTATGCACACCCTTTTCAAATATCTTTGTCGTGAGAGCTTTAGTGATGAAATTCATGAGAATGATACACAATTAACTGACAGGGAAATCAATGAAGATACAGCAAATGCTAGTAATATAGCAGCTCAGAAGCATTTTCAGCAAGTTCAACATATCAAAGGTGCTTGAGACTATCAACTAGCTAAGCTATTTAAAGGGGTGATTTGGAAGAATGACCTCCATAAGGTTGGTTTTGAACTTTTTCCACGCTTAACAAACCTTCTAAAAATGATATTTATTATCCATCGGGCATAAGTTGTGGACGTAACTTAATTTTGTCTATGAGGCAGAAGTTCGGGATGTTTCAATACAGTGAACCTGTCACAAGGTTTGCTCCATAGGCAAAAGTTGCTTGAGTAGCTCAATCGTTTGTAACTCAATACAACTGAAACTCATGTCAAATAAGCTATCATTATACTATCTTCACTATATGTAACTTCTTGAAATGTCTCGTACCCTTGCCTCACAGGCAAAACTAACGTATGTGCACATTAGAACTACAACTTATGCCCGGATCGGCAATAGATGTTACTTTAAAGATTTCGTTTAGCGGGCCAAAAATTCAAGACCACCCGTTATGGTGTCTTTGTTCAGCAGTTTCTTCATTTTAAAAGCATATGCATAATAAGTGTAAAATCATATAGTGTAAATAGTTTCTCTCTGTTCTTCTTTTCTATTACTCTCTTAGGTTGTTAATTTAGCTACTGAGGAAAGTCATAAGTCATCACTGCTGTAAGACTTATGATTATGGTTTTGAAAAACTGAAGCAGATTTTTGTTTAACAAGCTTATGAATTGTATCATTGTACTTCTTATTATCCTTTGTTAACTTCTTTTTGAGTTctttaaatttatttttgttaGCTCAATCATTAAATTACTAATATAAGAAAGAATTTCAGAGTGGGGCTTAAACAATATGGAGCAATTGGCAATAATACTGAAAAAGTGGTAAAGAAAATATCACTACATCAATAAGTCAGATGCAGAAATAAGTAGACGTGTGGAATAGAGACTCGTGTGCCATAATTTTCAAACCATGTGCCTGGAATTTGTTTGATCAAGTCACGATCATGCATGTTGACTCAATGCATAAAATCACGAGTGGAGGATATTTTGCAGGTCGGAAAACATTTTAGTATGCGTGTGGAGAAAATTATACCGTCAGTTTTTACTTTTAACCATCTGGTATTCGAAATCTATGTGCCAAAAGTAATTCAGGTTCACGTTGTATAGAGCACTAGAGGGATTAAAGTGCTCTACTGAAAGATACTCGATTCTATGTGTGTTCATACTTCATAGGCCTCAAGTTAAGATGGAGGAATCCCAACAAATAATAATTCTGCAACAGTCTCTCGGTGTTATTCTACCAAGAGTCTGACTatttaatcataatcataatatacTAAAAGTGATAAGCTTCAAAGTGCAAAGTTGAATTACCAAAATGTCCATAAAATATTGAGTGACCATTTTATCCTCTACTCAAACTCTACGTCTATAACATTCTTTGTACAAAAACGTAAACAAACATTTTATCATTATTATAGATTAAATATTCTTATCAGGCAACTGTAGAATTTACTTCTCTTTGTACTGTAAAAATAATTGAGGAGTACCATTTTAATACCACAACATGGTCTATATTCATCTACCAAAACGCATATTGTAATTTGAAGGGTCATTTCTTTATTGATAGCTTGATGATAAACAGATATATATAGGCACATACCTGGAAGCACTGAAACTATACAAATATGGCATATTCCACCTATGATTTTTGAATTACGATCAATTCTTAAATCTTGATATGACCacatatataaaaataactattctACTATTCTTGAACTAATTCTTGAGCCGAGAATAAGAAGAGAGAATCATGATGTTGGAAGCTCCCGACTCCTACAGTAACTCTAACACCTTATTATTTCCAATTGCATTCCCTTGGATTTGTGTTAGCTTTTCATTCTCTTATGAGTAGTTAACTTCaagttgtatatatgttttgagtGTTCGagatttaatatatatgtacaaaaAGTAAATTTTACTTCCACTAATTCATCATTTGCATCTTAATTTTCATTGTTTTTATTGAAGATTTTTGTTTGTGCTTATGGGTTATAATCTGTTTACGATGTTGTAATTTTTATGCTATGTAATAATTACTATACAATcatcacacccctttttttttgccttttcatTTTTATAATATTCATATGTTTGAGTCAAAGCAAGATTCATATAGACTTCTGACTGTGTTGGGTTGATCATGACGGGATTGAATATATGTATCAGTTTGGTTTTCATGCATAATAGTTACTTTTATGAGGTAAATATTTTAGCGTgtgcatatatttatatatgttcgAGTATGTATTTGTCTTTAAATTAAAGTACTATATATGTCATTGAAGTAGCATCAAGTTTGCAAGTATTCCTAACTTCAAGTTGCAAAGTTGTTACTCTTTTATatgttttgatttttgttttgtaGCTCAAAGAAAGCTTAAAAATTTGAGTATTTTGGGATAAACGTACGAGGCACGTTCCCAAAGACTAGTATATTTAAAAGTCTCGGGTTCGAGTCTTGAATACAGGTTGTCTTTGCTAGAGAGCGCTTTATCCTCAATGTGGAACTTTTTGGTGCGAATCCGGATTTAGGCGAGCCCAATGAGGATACCGGACGCTGGATGGGaaaccaaaagaagaaaagaatccTAAAGATTGAGTCCATCGAACCTAAAGATTAAGTCCGTCACATTTAATCCTGAGTCTCGTCTTTGCCCAAAAGCAGGCTTCTTGAGCCAAATTTATTAGGCACTAGAAGTTAGTTGTAACAGAATAAATTGATAATACCAAAGCAAACATTATCATGTTACATAGCATTAGCAACTAGCAAGGTACAAGTAATgaaacaaaatatacaaaaaagaTGAAGCTTAAATTGCTGTGGAAAGAATGATTTCTGCTGTTACAACATGGCATCCTTAACAGGAGATACTCACTTCTAAAATACCTTTCCGTgctctatgttgctcggactcttcaaatgCATTGCAGCACCCATATCGGATCCTCCAAAACTGCATTAGTTTTTGAAGATCCGACACGCGCCGGTCGGTATTTTAAAGAGTCCGAGCAATATAGTTTGTATACAATGTAAGAATTAGAACTAGAACTTGAAGAGAGTTCTATTCATCTTCATTTTAGTGGAACAAGATTTACAAACAACCAAAGCTACAACAAAATACAACAAGAATTACATGAAGGAAGTGGAAAACTCAAGTTGATTCATTGTTCAAGTACAATTTTTGACCATCAACAATCATATCTACATCAAGAATTTTACCAGCATCTTCTGATAATATACAAGAGCCCGACGGAAAATGGAGTTGTTCTGATGCTGTTGCAACGAGCTCCTCAATCGTCTGAGGTATCCATAGGACAACACCATGTTTTCTCAAATATTTGGACTCCCATGGATGGAAAGGAAACACAGTGCATTTCCTCGGACGCAATTTGTCTGTCATTGCACCAAAAAAATGTCAAGCTACAAGAATTGAATACCAAGTAGACTATATTGTTACATTGGGGATTGTTAGAAATATAAAATATATCCACATAGGATATATAAGTACATCCAAAAGGGTTATAAAGGTCTTGAACTGCTCCGTTTATTGCCTGAATGTTTTAGAATAGATATTTCAGATTCTTTCACATGGTAGTAAAATTATCCAAAATTTGGTAAGTTCGTTCACACAATTCTCGTTCTGTATTCGGAATTTATGAGGCTTTGATTTTCCTAACACGCAGGAGTTTATGAGGTTTTGGGTTGCATGCTCAGATCAAATCCTTCAAAGAAGAGTTTAAGTTATCTTGCAAGATGACAGAGTTTTTCAAGCAATACCTGAGATCTCATGTGGAAAATCAGGAAATTCAGATAGTTGGGCAGATTTTGCTTCTTCCAGAAGACTGATCATTTGCTTGTTTCCAATTACTCTAGCTTCATCAATTGGAGTATTTCCCCATCTGAAACATGACAAAGATTTAGCTGCAAAACTTGCAATCTGAGAGTGTAGTGCACAATACTGCTTGTATAGTTCATATTTCAAAACAAGAGTTACGGGGATGTTTAAACAACAACAACTGCGCCGTATTCTATGAATTCTCACTGATCATGGTTTTTCATTTAAGCTCAACTCAAGTCATTAACTTTTGTCAGCACGTAATTAAGAAATGAGCAAAGAAACTAAACCAAGTTTGAGGTGAAATCAATTTTCCTAAGTCATATGAACCATGATCAGATGGTCTTGCAGAAAACAAGGCAGTTAAGCTTGAATTCCGATTAACTAATTACTATCCAACCAAGGTCATCCatgatactccctctgtcccactTATGTGAAGGGGTTCGCAGTACGAGGATCAAAAACACTGAATTTGACTATGAATTCGGCTATAGATTCTTCAAAAATTTTGTAAAACAAATTGCATATTTGGAAACTACTCGAAAACCTTATGAAAATTGTGCTCACAGAAGGTGGCATACTCTAATATAGGATTGTGTACTATTCCAGGGAAATTAATTCAATAAGATAGCAATCAAGATTAAACTGGTACCTGTCTTTTGAGAAAACAGAAGCACCAGCTCCCAAAAGCAACTTTGCCATTGGGTATTGCCCTTGTGATGCAGCTACATGGAGTGGCGTTCGCTGATCATAGTCTTTGGTGTTCGGATCAACACCATTGGACAATAGCCTTCGCAATAAATCTGAATCCCCCTTTGCTATCACCATACACAAGAAGCTACCAGCATTGTCAATGTTCAACAAGGCTCCTTCCTTAACAAGTAATGAAGCAACGCCATCATGTCCACCCTTTATTGCTTCAAGCAGGGGAGTGTTGCCAAATTTATCTATATGGTAAATAGCAACATTAAATATTTGCACGAAGTCACGAACAAGGGATTGTTGCAGGTGAAGTAGACTCGTTTGAGAAATTTACCTGGAGCATTGATATCAACGCCTTCTTGGATAAGATAAAGAGTTATGTCTTCATAGCCTCTTGATGCTGCAAGATGCTGTTAAACAACAAACATTGATTAGGAGAAGTTGGCAGCGATCAAACTTCAGTGTTCATTTAGAATTATTTGATTTGTGTATATTTCATTTGAATAAGCTCATACCAGAGGTGATCTTCCATCATAATCTTTCTTGTTCGGATCAGCTCCAGCTCGAATTAGACTCTTCAGCTGGTGCAAATCACCATGATACGCGGCACTATTCACTTTCAAAGCAAGCTCTGCCTCATGCTTCCCAATATGGAGTGCGATATCCGACTCTAGTTGCTTCACACGGAGATTAGATTCTTTTCCCTGTCATTTAATACTATTTAGACTCATCGAATCCGTAACTTAGCACTTCATTTCTGAAAGTCCTTGCCTTTTTCTAATGCTGCTCATACTAAGATAGGAAAATACGAGTAGGTAGATGGCATGGGAGCGGTTTAACTCATAATTCACTTGATGCTTTTATGAATGTCAACTGAATATTGTACTATTGTAAGTAAATTGTTCCCCCCTATTGATGAAGTAAACCAGATAGTTATATGAGTGAAAGAAAACGGcttttaaaaaaagaagtaaaaaggtTGGGTCTCATTTCCCTTACCTGTAGTAAATTACTCAAGATTCTTCTTCCATCATGAAAATAAATCTCTAAGATATTGGAAAATGACTGCTTATCGATATGTAAGAGCCTGCATAGTTCACAAACACGAACTGTATATGGCTGAGGAATGTTGCAAACGATGGAAATGTCTCCGAATGAGCTGTTAGGCTCAAGAAGTGACACTGTCTCTTCTGATCCGTCCTTCGCTATACCGATCTCCTCCTggatttgagaaaaaaaaatacaatgaGTCTGGCCTTATTAGGAAAACATAAAGAGCCGAGCAGGTGTAATTGATTGTAGAACATAGTACCAGAACGCCATGACAAACAAAATAAAGCTGGTCCACTACATTCCCTTGTTCCATTATCACTTCTCCGGGGAGGAAAAATTCTTCGTGAACTCGAGTTACCTGCAAATTTAACAGTACGTGAAATCAGTGATACACTCTCAGCTAATTTTCTTCAATTCCAATTGTGTCCCGATCAAATCTCAAAAGCAAACAGAAATGTATGAAGAAGCCTTGCATTTCAAAGGGCATACACTATCAATGTTCCGCGAATGAATAATCGCAAAAGAAATTACTTACAACTTGACTTATGAATTCAGAGGAACAGCCCTTGAAAAGTGGAACATTTTCTATGTAAGACTGATATAAATTCTGAGATATCTGCAGAAAATGTTGGAAGAGTTTGTCATGGAACTACCAATGGAGTATGACATGCATCAGCAATAATAGTGAAAGTTCCCAGATAATCTCAAGCTCATTGATTATGAAGCAAATTTTACATTTTCTTACATCAAGATTTTTCTTTCGTATATTTACCTTGGCACGGATTGAGATTGGAATTTCTTGGAGAACAGCTGCATCAGTGTAAGCGCTTTCATATTGTAATCGCAAGTGACCTTTTATTTGACTACGGATATCCCTTCCGAGTCTATTTCTGTTCATATATTTCAATAGATCCGTCGTCTTATCCCTGTATCGTTCAGTTTTTGATCCTTTCACGATTAGAGCTGTCATGTTACCGATCAGATAAGCACCAAGAATCATATCAAAAGAGACGTAAATCATGACAAATATCATTTCCCTCAAATTGACTGCATGTATATCTCCATAACCTGTAAGATAAAAATGTTATCTCAAAATTATTAGTAAGATGAAATTGCTATACAAAGTCAATAAAAAAATCAATAAGATTATGAAAGGGACCTTAAAGACGAGCACTTGCAATGAGAGGCGAATAAACTTACCAACAGTTGCCATAGTAACAATGGCAAAATACATAGAAGTAACGTATCGCGTCCATAGATCAATATCTCTAAAGTTTGAATAACTGTAATCTCCCAATTTCAAACTACCAATCCATGTGTAACCTTCTTGCTGTTCGGACAGTGTAGTTGCTAAGTAGTAAAAGATGCAGGCAGCTGTATGTGTGCAGTATAGTTCTACGGTGATCAGTTTAATGATCCTCGTGAAGAGGTAATTGATCCGAATATCTTTCTCCATCTTCTGGAAACAGTAAGTAATTCTGCGTGCCCTGCTCAACCGAATCCATAAGAGGTATCTCACTTCCTCTTTGCTGCCAACAGCCTGATTAAAATCAAATTTCACAGCATTTGTTAAAAGAGCTAAGAAATATGTAGAAAACAACTGCTAATTCAACATGCTTCCaccataatatttttattttttcaaggtATCTTGGTGGGAAACAACATATTACTccatttgtctcaatttatgtgacactctttcctttgtagtctgtctttaaaaaaaaaaggttaatctTTCTATATtcagaaacaatttaactttaaacttcacATTTCactcttaatgagatgatttctAGCCACAGTAATGTCTATGCgatgttttacttttttttttcaacttcgtGCTCAGTCGAACATCctaacataaattgagacgggggGAGTATGAAACCTAAGTTTAAGATGAATGCTTTCTAAATAAGTCAAGAATCAGAAACACATTGGTCTTTCAACAAATTAAAGCAGGTTTGTAAAGAGGGAGCTATTGTAAGAACACAGCTCCCTCAGTTTTCAATATATGCgacattttttcctttttgaaaCTTTGCTAAATGCTTGACGTCATtttactaacaacattattttatACAGTTTAAACATTCATCAATGGAGATTCATTTAATCATTCAAATTTACTAACATCTCAACCATTACATTTATATTTTCTTTCACTACCACTAAAATAATACGCCAAAAAAGGTCAGCATCTTAAACTCCATATCAAGTCAAAAATTGTCAAAAGAAACGAACGAGGTACCTTATAAATTACATCCCAGGGCATGCAACTGAGAAAATCCATAATAAAATGAGATTTTAAGTACCTGAAATTAAACCAAAGGAAAGTCAGCTAAACTACTAAAGCAATAATAATTTTTTGTTGCATAAAGTGAAAAGTAGGAGGGAAAATTAAGAGAGTACTGACCGAAGAGCGATAGGGGTTCGTTTGTACACCATCTTGTAAGTCTGGCTATCTCTATATGCAACAAAGAATTGGAGGACTATATCCGCAAGAAATACTATTTGACCACAAATGTCTAAGAGAAATAGTTTCCTAGGTAATCCATTGAAGAAGGCAAACTCCATTGGTGTGAAAAATGATGAATATATTGACCATATAAGGATAAAATTTTCCCACATCCTGTACCACCTGCATTGAATTTTGATCTGTTAATGTTAAGTTGTTAACAGATAATCTTGAAAGTACATTAGAATTTAAAAACACAAGAAGCTTTTCATAAAAGTAGCACTGTGTGGAAGTTGGTTAGTACGAACTTATGCACACATTATAACTAGTAAAACTTATATCTGATCACAGTAGAAGTTTTGCCTAGAGGATTTTCTTTAAAGAATTTTCTAAGTGGGGTCAAAATTTCAAGACTACCCTTATTGAGATACCCACACAATTCTTGCTTAGGTACAACTTTTTACAAGGGCGAAGTGCACAAGTAGTCGCTTTTTGGACCTTTATTTAAAAATAGTCGAAATTTATGAAGTTTTTAACATTTAGTCGCTTCAAAATTAACTTCAAACATGCGGCTCTCAAGTTGAAATTGCAAGTCTGGAGTTTCCAAATTCAAACTGTTGCGTTCGAAATTGGGCTTTGCCAAAACCTAAAAGTTTGAATGAAATTCAAATGCATACATTTGGTCTGAATTTAAACCCTGGCAGAGTCCAACTTTAGCAAAAATAGCACAGAAAATTGGGGATTCAAGAGTAGAAAGCAAATACATTTAATTTtcagattttaaaaaaataaattatacataTTTAACAATTACATAAAATACATCACCATTTTAATTCAAATTAATATTTTTAGAACATTTACAAATATGTTCTAGTTCAAATTTGTTAAGAGTCCAATTATTTTGTACTATTTTCAAAAGTAAAAATATCCTTTTTGAAAACGAAACTTCAGCCTCCAGCTTGACTAATggcaaaagaaaaatataattgaTGAGAACTTAGGTATTATGGTTAGTCATTTccattctctcttttcttgtcctTCACAATTTCGACCATATCCAATGTCATTAATCAGTTTCCTCTTTTTATTTTTCCAACTTCATCATTTAATAGTTAAACAAAACCAAGTTTAGTTGCACGCTTTGAAACAAAAAACACAAAATAAGGTCTAGTTGCACCGCAAGTAGCACgcagataaaaaaaattatgaccATAGTGTTCGGACTAACTAATTTGCGCGTATTCCAATTATTTTATCGATTATTTACTATTTATCACCAGCATAGATATCGAGTAATCCTGTTCATCAAAActtaaaacaaaagaaaattacCTAATATTTTTGTTGATACAGTACTAGCTATTTCTTAAATAATTATTAAACTATGTTACTATATAGCTATGTCTTGAATAATCATGTTAAGATCCACTTAAAAACACTAGTACTTCTTCAGAAACCTCAAAAATTAGTCCTAATTCTCACTATACTTGTGCATTCGCATTTACATACATCGCGCTAGTCATATTTGGAGTAATGCATGTGTGTGCATGTGTGTAGTCGGTCACCCGTTTCAATAAGCGGCGGAGTCAAAATTTTCaataaaaatattcaaaatataaaaaatacaCACAAAAGCACCTAAGAAGACTCGATATCtaatatatataaaattaattttatctaCGTATATACAACGTAATTTTCCGGCATATGAATCCCTTGCGCCTCTTGCAAGCTCCGCCCTTTTACCCCATCAGTTGTC from Lycium barbarum isolate Lr01 chromosome 10, ASM1917538v2, whole genome shotgun sequence includes:
- the LOC132614762 gene encoding potassium channel SKOR-like, translated to MNINNGGEEYEVEDMRDNVESSRGSRFRLIENDLVGIDLFRRKISRQSVINGLKDLSHFVIHPENRWYRMWENFILIWSIYSSFFTPMEFAFFNGLPRKLFLLDICGQIVFLADIVLQFFVAYRDSQTYKMVYKRTPIALRYLKSHFIMDFLSCMPWDVIYKAVGSKEEVRYLLWIRLSRARRITYCFQKMEKDIRINYLFTRIIKLITVELYCTHTAACIFYYLATTLSEQQEGYTWIGSLKLGDYSYSNFRDIDLWTRYVTSMYFAIVTMATVGYGDIHAVNLREMIFVMIYVSFDMILGAYLIGNMTALIVKGSKTERYRDKTTDLLKYMNRNRLGRDIRSQIKGHLRLQYESAYTDAAVLQEIPISIRAKISQNLYQSYIENVPLFKGCSSEFISQVVTRVHEEFFLPGEVIMEQGNVVDQLYFVCHGVLEEIGIAKDGSEETVSLLEPNSSFGDISIVCNIPQPYTVRVCELCRLLHIDKQSFSNILEIYFHDGRRILSNLLQGKESNLRVKQLESDIALHIGKHEAELALKVNSAAYHGDLHQLKSLIRAGADPNKKDYDGRSPLHLAASRGYEDITLYLIQEGVDINAPDKFGNTPLLEAIKGGHDGVASLLVKEGALLNIDNAGSFLCMVIAKGDSDLLRRLLSNGVDPNTKDYDQRTPLHVAASQGQYPMAKLLLGAGASVFSKDRWGNTPIDEARVIGNKQMISLLEEAKSAQLSEFPDFPHEISDKLRPRKCTVFPFHPWESKYLRKHGVVLWIPQTIEELVATASEQLHFPSGSCILSEDAGKILDVDMIVDGQKLYLNNEST